One region of Alosa alosa isolate M-15738 ecotype Scorff River chromosome 1, AALO_Geno_1.1, whole genome shotgun sequence genomic DNA includes:
- the ugdh gene encoding UDP-glucose 6-dehydrogenase, protein MFEIKKICCIGAGYVGGPTCSVIAQMCPKIRVTVVDVNESRIKAWNSDVLPIYEPGLSDVVFSCRGKNLFFSTDIDAAIKDADLVFISVNTPTKTYGMGKGRAADLKFIEACARRIVEMSDGYKIVTEKSTVPVRAAESIRRIFDANTKPSLNLQVLSNPEFLAEGTAVRDLKEPDRVLIGGDETPEGQRAIRALCAVYENWVPKARIITTNTWSSELSKLAANAFLAQRISSINSISALCEATGADVEEVAKAIGMDQRIGSKFLKASVGFGGSCFQKDVLNLVYLCEALNLPEVASYWQQVIDMNEYQRRRFASRIIDCLFNTVTGKKIALLGFSFKKDTGDTRESSSIHISKYLMDEGAKLHIYDPKVLKEQIILDLSGDKPERVSELVTVTTDPYDACAGAHALVICTEWDMFKDLDYEKIYVRMLKPAFLFDGRRVLDHLHPRLQNLGFQIETIGKKVTPARIPFTPPVGMGRITLNEPPAKKAKV, encoded by the exons ATGTTTGAAATAAAGAAGATATGCTGTATTGGGGCTGGATATGTTGGGGGGCCCACTTGCAGCGTGATTGCTCAAATGTGCCCCAAAATCCGCGTCACGGTGGTGGACGTCAATGAGTCTCGAATCAAAGCCTGGAACTCGGATGTACTACCTATTTACGAG CCAGGCCTCAGTGATGTGGTTTTCTCCTGTAGAGGTAAAAATCTCTTCTTCTCTACCGACATTGATGCTGCCATCAAAGACGCAGACCTGGTGTTCATCTCT GTGAACACACCCACTAAGACATATGGCATGGGGAAAGGACGTGCTGCTGACCTGAAGTTTATTGAGGCTTGTGCTAGGCGCATCGTTGAGATGTCCGATGGTTACAAGATTGTCACAGAAAAAAGCACTGTGCCTGTCCGCGCAGCTGAGAGCATCCGGAGGATATTTGATGCCAACACCAAACCCAGTCTCAacctacag GTGCTGTCTAACCCAGAGTTTCTTGCGGAGGGGACAGCCGTACGGGACCTAAAAGAGCCAGACCGTGTGCTGATTGGTGGAGATGAAACACCAGAGGGTCAAAGGGCCATCCGGGCATTGTGTGCCGTTTATGAGAACTGGGTCCCCAAAGCTCGTATCATCACCACAAATACCTGGTCATCTGAACTCTCCAAACTG GCTGCGAATGCATTCCTTGCACAGCGTATCAGCAGCATAAATTCCATCTCAGCACTGTGTGAGGCAACTGGAGCGGATGTTGAGGAGGTGGCCAAAGCCATCGGCATGGACCAGCGCATTGGCAGCAAGTTCCTGAAAGCCAGTGTGG gaTTTGGAGGGAGTTGTTTCCAGAAAGATGTGCTAAACTTGGTATATCTTTGTGAAGCTTTGAACCTACCTGAGGTTGCATCATATTGGCAACAG GTAATTGACATGAATGAATACCAGAGGAGAAGGTTTGCCAGCAGGATCATTGACTGTCTGTTCAACACAGTGACAGGCAAAAAGATCGCCCTGCTTGGCTTCTCCTTCAAAAAGGACACAGGAGATACCAG GGAGTCCTCCAGTATCCACATCTCTAAATATCTTATGGATGAGGGAGCAAAACTGCACatctatgaccccaaagtactCAAGGAGCAGATTATACTGGACCTGTCAGGTGACAAGCCAGAGAGAG TATCTGAGCTGGTTACAGTGACGACGGACCCCTATGATGCGTGTGCAGGAGCCCATGCTCTGGTCATCTGTACAGAGTGGGACATGTTTAAG GATCTGGACTATGAGAAGATCTATGTGCGAATGCTGAAGCCGGCATTTCTATTTGATGGACGCAGAGTCTTAGATCACCTGCACCCACGACTCCAGAACCTTGGTTTCCAG attgagaCAATTGGTAAAAAAGTAACACCAGCCCGGATTCCATTCACTCCTCCTGTTGGAATGGGACGCATCACCCTCAATGAACCCCCAGCGAAGAAGGCCAAAGTCTGA
- the lias gene encoding lipoyl synthase, mitochondrial encodes MALLKQSCVVAGRFTCNHLFLQSRCIDASHVYASGLSTATKASPLPKDRKKELPLTADGPDLQDFISGDLSDKTRWEEYRGNLKRQKGDRLRLPPWLKTEIPIGKNYNRLKNTLRDLNLHTVCEEARCPNIGECWGGGEYATATATIMLMGDTCTRGCRFCSVKTARKPPPLDPNEPENTAKAISAWGLDYVVLTSVDRDDIPDGGAEHFAQTVINLKQRSPSMLVECLTPDFRGDLSAVEKLALSGLDVYAHNVETVRELQRHVRDPRANIDQSLAVLRHAKAVNPSILTKTSIMLGLGETEAQIHATMKELRDSGVDCLTLGQYMQPTKRHLKVEEYVTPERFAHWEKVGKEMGFVYTASGPLVRSSYKAGEFFLKNLLEKRKAATSE; translated from the exons ATGGCGTTGTTAAAGCAAAGTTGTGTTGTCGCTGGTCGTTTCACATGTAATCATCTTTTTCTCCAGTCTAGATGTATCGATGCCTCACAT GTTTACGCCAGTGGCTTGAGTACGGCCACAAAGGCGTCTCCCTTGCCGAAAGATCGCAAGAAGGAGTTACCGTTAACTGCGGATGGGCCTGATCTGCAAGACTTCATTTCGGGTGATCTGTCAGACAAGACCCGATGGGAGGAATACCGTGGCAACTTGAAGCGCCAGAAAGGAGATAG GCTGCGACTGCCCCCCTGGCTAAAGACTGAGATTCCTATTGGAAAAAACTACAACCGACTCAAGAACACACTGAGGGACCTGAATTTGCATACG gtctgtgAGGAGGCGAGATGTCCAAACATCGGAGAGtgctggggaggaggagagtatGCTACAGCTACTGCCACAATCATG TTGATGGgggacacatgcacacgtgGATGCCGTTTCTGTTCTGTAAAAACGGCACGCAAGCCTCCACCACTGGATCCCAATGAGCCAGAGAATACTGCAAAAGCCATTTCTGCCTGGGGGCTGGACTATGTAGTCTTGACCTCAGTGGACCGGGATG ACATACCTGACGGAGGTGCAGAACATTTTGCCCAAACAGTGATAAACCTGAAGCAGAG GAGCCCGAGCATGTTGGTAGAATGCTTAACTCCTGATTTCCGTGGTGACTTGAGTGCAGTGGAGAAGCTGGCCCTGTCAGGGCTGGATGTGTACGCCCATAATGTGGAGACAGTGCGAGAGTTACAGAG GCATGTACGTGACCCTCGGGCCAACATTGACCAGTCTCTGGCTGTCCTGCGTCATGCCAAAGCAGTGAACCCCTCTATCCTCACAAAGACCTCCATCATGTTGGGCCTCGGAGAGACTGAGGCACAGATACACGCAACCATGAAAG AGTTGCGCGACAGTGGAGTAGATTGTCTGACTCTGGGTCAGTACATGCAGCCAACTAAACGTCACCTGAAG gtggaGGAGTATGTCACTCCAGAGCGCTTTGCTCACTGGGAAAAGGTTGGGAAGGAAATGGGCTTTGTCTACACAGCTAGTGGTCCACTTGTACGCTCTTCATATAAAGCAG GTGAATTCTTCCTGAAGAATCTTCTAGAAAAGAGGAAGGCTGCCACATCAGAATGA